From the genome of Prunus persica cultivar Lovell unplaced genomic scaffold, Prunus_persica_NCBIv2 scaffold_19, whole genome shotgun sequence, one region includes:
- the LOC18784521 gene encoding TMV resistance protein N isoform X1 gives MDSSSSSSVPFSAPLQEKYDVFLSFRGEDTRDTFTSHLHKDLLRKNIDTYIDRRLERGDEIAPALLKAIERSKIALVIFSKDYASSTWCLKELVHILGCKKSHGQIVIPIFYRIDPSHVRKQRGTCALEDRPLKRSRDEVANWRAALEEAANMSGFHYSSKTGRTEADFVEEVVQDVLTKLNRESSSDLRGLFGIQRKIEKIESLLCLDSPGVCCVGIWGMGGIGKTTLADAVFHRQWQSSKFEAACFLANVREKSEKTDGLNELRNTLVRELLKDKDVNINTPSIPPHIQDRLRRTKAFIVLDDVNAREHLDVLVGDDDRFCQGSRIMVTARDKGLLEQKIDHEKIYNVEGLGSDEALELFHSHAFGNKSPTTDYTELSREVVDYIKGIPLALKVMGSSFRRCKSKQEWEVQWKKVKRVPIGEIQKVLRVSYDGLDDNEKEIFLDIACFCKGYLRKSVEKMLDSCYFFLEAGINDLIDRSLISISQDMSLKKAKEKYSGERIVEMQSVERIEMHDLVQEMGRAIARKQGSRLFNANDVYQALTNNQRDGHVQAISFDSSKIEKPHLKDANFKKMYQLRWLRVSYSILFRGSLHLPSSLRYLYWEGYPLESLPSKFSAQNLLVLYTPYSKFGVQLWNEDKIPVNLKRINLLSCQYLTEVPNLSQCLNIEHINLGSCESLVEIPSYFQHLGKLTYLDLSMCYKLKNLPEMPCNLEFLDLSWTAIEELASSVWSHEKISRLDIRYCEHLKSLPSNTCKLKLSSSFSLKGCKSLCEFWELPRDTTVLEFSSTTIKELRNESIESVIGPTAIKLTNCKSLVSLPMNIWKLKYLESLKLSGCSNFQHFPEISEAMEHLEFLNLSGTMVKEVPKSIENLVALRKLHMVECSIQEIPDDLFCLSSLQELNLSLTEIKSIPASVKQAAQLSRLCLNGCESLESLPELPPLLQCLEAEDCVSLRTVSSSSTALAQGWEKYIFSQGLHEQHVFSDCRRLDENARSNILGDAQLRIMRMATASSKFKEDEIEESLRKRSFVAIRCCGNEIPKWFSHKSEGCSIKIELPRDWFSTDFLGFALSLVVDFAPRDMGLFCKFSFKTSNGESHEVIHHLSSLYPKNFITSELFSCGEVFVWWHDNFFEEVVEGAQSPTAFYKLVTEVNVYFIVWNRAEVKKCGICLLYGKDAEMIKQRAL, from the exons TACGAAAACAGCGGGGAACTTGTGCACTTGAAGATCGTCCACTTAAGCGCAGTAGGGATGAGGTGGCCAACTGGAGGGCTGCTTTGGAGGAAGCAGCCAATATGTCTGGGTTTCATTATTCCAGCAAAACAGG AAGGACAGAGGCCGATTTTGTTGAGGAAGTTGTCCAAGATGTTTTGACCAAATTGAATCGGGAATCATCAAGTGATTTGAGGGGCCTGTTTGGAATTCAAaggaaaattgagaaaattgagtCGTTATTATGCTTGGATTCACCAGGTGTTTGCTGTGTAGGTATTTGGGGCATGGGTGGTATTGGCAAGACTACCCTTGCTGATGCTGTATTTCACAGGCAGTGGCAGTCCTCAAAATTTGAAGCTGCTTGTTTTCTCGCAAATGTCAGGGAGAAATCCGAAAAAACGGATGGACTAAATGAGTTGCGAAATACACTTGTTCGTGAATTATTGAAGGATAAAGATGTAAATATCAACACTCCGTCTATTCCACCTCATATTCAAGATAGGCTCAGGCGTACAAAGGCGTTCATTGTTCTTGATGACGTGAATGCTCGAGAACACCTAGACGTTCTTGTTGGTGATGATGATCGGTTTTGCCAAGGAAGTCGAATCATGGTAACTGCTAGAGATAAAGGCCTGCTTGAGCAAAAAATTGACCATGAAAAGATATACAATGTTGAGGGATTAGGTTCTGATGAAGCTCTTGAGCTCTTTCACTCGCATGCTTTTGGAAATAAGTCCCCAACAACAGATTACACCGAGTTGTCAAGAGAGGTGGTGGATTATATTAAGGGCATTCCATTAGCTCTTAAAGTTATGGGGTCCTCATTCCGTCGTTGCAAGAGCAAACAAGAGTGGGAAGTTCAATGGAAAAAAGTGAAACGAGTTCCAATCGGAGAAATCCAGAAAGTGTTGAGAGTAAGTTACGATGGATTAGATGACAATGAGAAGGAGATATTTCTTGATATAGCATGTTTTTGTAAAGGCTATTTGAGGAAAAGTGTAGAAAAAATGTTAGATAgttgttatttctttttggaagCAGGAATCAATGATCTTATTGATAGGTCTCTCATATCAATTTCACAAGATATGAGCTTAAAAAAAGCGAAAGAGAAATACTCAGGAGAACGGATAGTAGAGATGCAGTCAGTAGAACGGATAGAGATGCATGATTTGGTGCAGGAAATGGGTAGGGCAATTGCTCGAAAACAAGGCAGTAGGTTGTTCAATGCAAATGACGTCTATCAAGCGTTGACAAATAACCAG AGAGATGGACATGTTCAAGCCATATCCTTTGACTCGAGTAAGATTGAAAAGCCACACTTGAAAGATGCAAACTTCAAAAAGATGTATCAACTCAGATGGCTACGTGTTAGTTATTCTATTCTTTTTAGAggttctcttcatcttccCAGTTCTCTTAGATATCTTTACTGGGAGGGATATCCTTTGGAATCTTTGCCATCAAAATTTTCTGCTCAAAATCTTCTTGTCCTTTATACGCCGTACAGCAAATTTGGGGTGCAACTTTGGAATGAAGACaag ATTCCAGTGAACTTAAAACGTATCAATCTTCTTTCCTGCCAGTATCTAACTGAAGTCCCAAATCTCTCTCAGTGTCTAAATATTGAGCATATAAATCTGGGAAGCTGTGAAAGTTTGGTTGAAATTCCTTCGTATTTTCAACATCTTGGCAAGCTTACTTATCTTGACCTTTCGATGTGCTACAAGCTCAAAAATCTTCCCGAGATGCCATGCAATCTTGAATTCTTAGATTTGTCTTGGACAGCAATAGAGGAATTGGCTTCATCAGTTTGGTCTCACGAAAAAATATCTCGCTTAGATATTAGATATTGTGAACACCTTAAGAGTCTTCCAAGCAACACTTGTAAACTGAAACTCTCGAGTTCTTTTAGTCTAAAGGGCTGCAAATCTCTTTGCGAGTTTTGGGAACTTCCCAGGGATACAACAGTGCTAGAGTTTAGTAGTACAACAATAAAAGAATTGAGGAATGAATCAATAGAGTCTGTTATTGGTCCCACTGCAATTAAACTGACCAATTGCAAAAGCCTTGTGAGTCTCCCAATGAACATTTGGAAGTTGAAATATCTGGAGAGCCTTAAGCTCAGTGGTTGCTCTAACTTTCAACACTTCCCAGAAATCTCAGAGGCTATGGAACATCTGGAGTTTCTAAATTTATCAGGTACAATGGTTAAAGAGGTACCCAAATCAATTGAAAATCTAGTTGCGCTTCGAAAATTACACATGGTTGAGTGCAGTATACAAGAAATCCCTGATGACCTTTTTTGCTTAAGCTCATTACAAGAGTTAAATCTAAGTTTGACCGAAATTAAGAGCATACCTGCAAGCGTCAAACAAGCTGCTCAACTATCTCGCTTGTGCCTCAACGGTTGTGAGAGCCTTGAATCTTTACCAGAGCTCCCCCCATTATTGCAATGTCTTGAAGCAGAAGATTGCGTGTCACTGAGGACAGTGTCAAGTTCAAGCACTGCACTCGCACAAGGTtgggaaaaatatatattttctcaaGGGCTTCATGAGCAACATGTATTTTCTGATTGCAGAAGATTGGATGAGAATGCACGAAGCAACATATTGGGTGATGCACAGCTCAGAATTATGCGAATGGCAACTGCGTCATCGAAGTTTAAAGAAGACGAAATTGag GAATCTTTACGCAAGAGATCTTTTGTTGCCATTAGATGTTGCGGGaatgaaattccaaaatgGTTCAGCCATAAAAGTGAGGGATGTTCAATAAAGATTGAGCTTCCTCGTGATTGGTTTAGCACAGATTTCTTGGGTTTCGCTCTATCTCTTGTTGTTGACTTTGCTCCACGGGATATGGGGCTTTTTTGCAAGTTCAGCTTCAAAACTAGTAATGGTGAAAGCCATGAAGTCATCCATCATTTGTCTAGTCTGTACCCGAAAAATTTCATTACAAGCGAGTTATTTTCTTGTGGTGAGGTGTTTGTGTGGTGGCATGATAATTTCTTTGAAGAAGTTGTAGAGGGAGCTCAAAGCCCCACTGCGTTTTACAAACTTGTTACTGAGGTCAATGTGTACTTCATCGTATGGAATCGTGCTGAGGTGAAAAAGTGTGGGATATGTCTGTTGTATGGCAAAGATGCTGAGATGATAAAGCAGAGGGCTTTGTAG
- the LOC18784521 gene encoding TMV resistance protein N isoform X2, producing MDSSSSSSVPFSAPLQEKYDVFLSFRGEDTRDTFTSHLHKDLLRKNIDTYIDRRLERGDEIAPALLKAIERSKIALVIFSKDYASSTWCLKELVHILGCKKSHGQIVIPIFYRIDPSHVRKQRGTCALEDRPLKRSRDEVANWRAALEEAANMSGFHYSSKTGTEADFVEEVVQDVLTKLNRESSSDLRGLFGIQRKIEKIESLLCLDSPGVCCVGIWGMGGIGKTTLADAVFHRQWQSSKFEAACFLANVREKSEKTDGLNELRNTLVRELLKDKDVNINTPSIPPHIQDRLRRTKAFIVLDDVNAREHLDVLVGDDDRFCQGSRIMVTARDKGLLEQKIDHEKIYNVEGLGSDEALELFHSHAFGNKSPTTDYTELSREVVDYIKGIPLALKVMGSSFRRCKSKQEWEVQWKKVKRVPIGEIQKVLRVSYDGLDDNEKEIFLDIACFCKGYLRKSVEKMLDSCYFFLEAGINDLIDRSLISISQDMSLKKAKEKYSGERIVEMQSVERIEMHDLVQEMGRAIARKQGSRLFNANDVYQALTNNQRDGHVQAISFDSSKIEKPHLKDANFKKMYQLRWLRVSYSILFRGSLHLPSSLRYLYWEGYPLESLPSKFSAQNLLVLYTPYSKFGVQLWNEDKIPVNLKRINLLSCQYLTEVPNLSQCLNIEHINLGSCESLVEIPSYFQHLGKLTYLDLSMCYKLKNLPEMPCNLEFLDLSWTAIEELASSVWSHEKISRLDIRYCEHLKSLPSNTCKLKLSSSFSLKGCKSLCEFWELPRDTTVLEFSSTTIKELRNESIESVIGPTAIKLTNCKSLVSLPMNIWKLKYLESLKLSGCSNFQHFPEISEAMEHLEFLNLSGTMVKEVPKSIENLVALRKLHMVECSIQEIPDDLFCLSSLQELNLSLTEIKSIPASVKQAAQLSRLCLNGCESLESLPELPPLLQCLEAEDCVSLRTVSSSSTALAQGWEKYIFSQGLHEQHVFSDCRRLDENARSNILGDAQLRIMRMATASSKFKEDEIEESLRKRSFVAIRCCGNEIPKWFSHKSEGCSIKIELPRDWFSTDFLGFALSLVVDFAPRDMGLFCKFSFKTSNGESHEVIHHLSSLYPKNFITSELFSCGEVFVWWHDNFFEEVVEGAQSPTAFYKLVTEVNVYFIVWNRAEVKKCGICLLYGKDAEMIKQRAL from the exons TACGAAAACAGCGGGGAACTTGTGCACTTGAAGATCGTCCACTTAAGCGCAGTAGGGATGAGGTGGCCAACTGGAGGGCTGCTTTGGAGGAAGCAGCCAATATGTCTGGGTTTCATTATTCCAGCAAAACAGG GACAGAGGCCGATTTTGTTGAGGAAGTTGTCCAAGATGTTTTGACCAAATTGAATCGGGAATCATCAAGTGATTTGAGGGGCCTGTTTGGAATTCAAaggaaaattgagaaaattgagtCGTTATTATGCTTGGATTCACCAGGTGTTTGCTGTGTAGGTATTTGGGGCATGGGTGGTATTGGCAAGACTACCCTTGCTGATGCTGTATTTCACAGGCAGTGGCAGTCCTCAAAATTTGAAGCTGCTTGTTTTCTCGCAAATGTCAGGGAGAAATCCGAAAAAACGGATGGACTAAATGAGTTGCGAAATACACTTGTTCGTGAATTATTGAAGGATAAAGATGTAAATATCAACACTCCGTCTATTCCACCTCATATTCAAGATAGGCTCAGGCGTACAAAGGCGTTCATTGTTCTTGATGACGTGAATGCTCGAGAACACCTAGACGTTCTTGTTGGTGATGATGATCGGTTTTGCCAAGGAAGTCGAATCATGGTAACTGCTAGAGATAAAGGCCTGCTTGAGCAAAAAATTGACCATGAAAAGATATACAATGTTGAGGGATTAGGTTCTGATGAAGCTCTTGAGCTCTTTCACTCGCATGCTTTTGGAAATAAGTCCCCAACAACAGATTACACCGAGTTGTCAAGAGAGGTGGTGGATTATATTAAGGGCATTCCATTAGCTCTTAAAGTTATGGGGTCCTCATTCCGTCGTTGCAAGAGCAAACAAGAGTGGGAAGTTCAATGGAAAAAAGTGAAACGAGTTCCAATCGGAGAAATCCAGAAAGTGTTGAGAGTAAGTTACGATGGATTAGATGACAATGAGAAGGAGATATTTCTTGATATAGCATGTTTTTGTAAAGGCTATTTGAGGAAAAGTGTAGAAAAAATGTTAGATAgttgttatttctttttggaagCAGGAATCAATGATCTTATTGATAGGTCTCTCATATCAATTTCACAAGATATGAGCTTAAAAAAAGCGAAAGAGAAATACTCAGGAGAACGGATAGTAGAGATGCAGTCAGTAGAACGGATAGAGATGCATGATTTGGTGCAGGAAATGGGTAGGGCAATTGCTCGAAAACAAGGCAGTAGGTTGTTCAATGCAAATGACGTCTATCAAGCGTTGACAAATAACCAG AGAGATGGACATGTTCAAGCCATATCCTTTGACTCGAGTAAGATTGAAAAGCCACACTTGAAAGATGCAAACTTCAAAAAGATGTATCAACTCAGATGGCTACGTGTTAGTTATTCTATTCTTTTTAGAggttctcttcatcttccCAGTTCTCTTAGATATCTTTACTGGGAGGGATATCCTTTGGAATCTTTGCCATCAAAATTTTCTGCTCAAAATCTTCTTGTCCTTTATACGCCGTACAGCAAATTTGGGGTGCAACTTTGGAATGAAGACaag ATTCCAGTGAACTTAAAACGTATCAATCTTCTTTCCTGCCAGTATCTAACTGAAGTCCCAAATCTCTCTCAGTGTCTAAATATTGAGCATATAAATCTGGGAAGCTGTGAAAGTTTGGTTGAAATTCCTTCGTATTTTCAACATCTTGGCAAGCTTACTTATCTTGACCTTTCGATGTGCTACAAGCTCAAAAATCTTCCCGAGATGCCATGCAATCTTGAATTCTTAGATTTGTCTTGGACAGCAATAGAGGAATTGGCTTCATCAGTTTGGTCTCACGAAAAAATATCTCGCTTAGATATTAGATATTGTGAACACCTTAAGAGTCTTCCAAGCAACACTTGTAAACTGAAACTCTCGAGTTCTTTTAGTCTAAAGGGCTGCAAATCTCTTTGCGAGTTTTGGGAACTTCCCAGGGATACAACAGTGCTAGAGTTTAGTAGTACAACAATAAAAGAATTGAGGAATGAATCAATAGAGTCTGTTATTGGTCCCACTGCAATTAAACTGACCAATTGCAAAAGCCTTGTGAGTCTCCCAATGAACATTTGGAAGTTGAAATATCTGGAGAGCCTTAAGCTCAGTGGTTGCTCTAACTTTCAACACTTCCCAGAAATCTCAGAGGCTATGGAACATCTGGAGTTTCTAAATTTATCAGGTACAATGGTTAAAGAGGTACCCAAATCAATTGAAAATCTAGTTGCGCTTCGAAAATTACACATGGTTGAGTGCAGTATACAAGAAATCCCTGATGACCTTTTTTGCTTAAGCTCATTACAAGAGTTAAATCTAAGTTTGACCGAAATTAAGAGCATACCTGCAAGCGTCAAACAAGCTGCTCAACTATCTCGCTTGTGCCTCAACGGTTGTGAGAGCCTTGAATCTTTACCAGAGCTCCCCCCATTATTGCAATGTCTTGAAGCAGAAGATTGCGTGTCACTGAGGACAGTGTCAAGTTCAAGCACTGCACTCGCACAAGGTtgggaaaaatatatattttctcaaGGGCTTCATGAGCAACATGTATTTTCTGATTGCAGAAGATTGGATGAGAATGCACGAAGCAACATATTGGGTGATGCACAGCTCAGAATTATGCGAATGGCAACTGCGTCATCGAAGTTTAAAGAAGACGAAATTGag GAATCTTTACGCAAGAGATCTTTTGTTGCCATTAGATGTTGCGGGaatgaaattccaaaatgGTTCAGCCATAAAAGTGAGGGATGTTCAATAAAGATTGAGCTTCCTCGTGATTGGTTTAGCACAGATTTCTTGGGTTTCGCTCTATCTCTTGTTGTTGACTTTGCTCCACGGGATATGGGGCTTTTTTGCAAGTTCAGCTTCAAAACTAGTAATGGTGAAAGCCATGAAGTCATCCATCATTTGTCTAGTCTGTACCCGAAAAATTTCATTACAAGCGAGTTATTTTCTTGTGGTGAGGTGTTTGTGTGGTGGCATGATAATTTCTTTGAAGAAGTTGTAGAGGGAGCTCAAAGCCCCACTGCGTTTTACAAACTTGTTACTGAGGTCAATGTGTACTTCATCGTATGGAATCGTGCTGAGGTGAAAAAGTGTGGGATATGTCTGTTGTATGGCAAAGATGCTGAGATGATAAAGCAGAGGGCTTTGTAG